In Mixta intestinalis, the following are encoded in one genomic region:
- the cheA gene encoding chemotaxis protein CheA: MDISDFYQTFFDEADELLADMEQHLLGLDPQEPDSEQLNAIFRAAHSIKGGAGTFGFAVLQETTHILENILDGARRGEMQLSTDIINLFLETKDIMQEQLDAYKAGQEPDANSFKYICEALRQLALEAKGETIAPVKKIDFAPATAEVTTGLRLKLSDLKPNEVGLLLEELGNLGSVSNVIKGENSLEATLDSSVGKDDLVAVLCFVIEESQISFPQGAASAPVAEPAPPTTMAEAEIAATPAASVSELAPAAKREPKKVAPAKTSESSSIRVAVEKVDQLINLVGELVITQSMLAQRSGALDPVAHGDLLNSMGQLERNARDLQESVMSIRMMPMEYVFSRFPRLVRDLASKLGKEVELTLLGSSTELDKSLIERIIDPLTHLVRNSLDHGIESPEKRVAAGKSAVGNLTLSAEHQGGNICIEVIDDGAGLNRERILAKALSSGLPVSDAMSDEEVGMLIFAPGFSTAEQVTDVSGRGVGMDVVKRNIQEMGGHVEIASKQGKGTTIRILLPLTLAILDGMSVRVADEVFILPLNAVMESLQPRAEDLKPLAGGECVLEVRGEYLPLVELWNVFDVQDAKTEATQGIVVILQSAGKRYALLVDQLIGQHQVVVKNLESNYRKVPGISAATILGDGSVALIVDVSALQSLNREKRVASAA, translated from the coding sequence ATGGATATCAGCGATTTTTATCAGACATTCTTCGATGAAGCTGACGAGCTGTTGGCGGACATGGAGCAACACCTGCTCGGATTAGATCCGCAGGAGCCCGATTCAGAACAGCTTAACGCCATTTTCCGTGCGGCTCATTCGATTAAAGGCGGAGCGGGTACCTTCGGCTTTGCGGTTTTGCAGGAAACCACCCATATCCTGGAAAACATTCTGGACGGTGCGCGCCGGGGCGAGATGCAGCTCAGCACTGACATTATCAACCTGTTTTTGGAAACCAAAGATATCATGCAGGAACAGCTCGATGCCTATAAGGCGGGACAGGAGCCCGACGCCAACAGCTTTAAATATATCTGTGAAGCGTTGCGCCAGCTGGCGCTGGAAGCGAAGGGAGAAACCATCGCGCCGGTGAAAAAGATTGATTTCGCTCCGGCAACCGCTGAGGTAACGACAGGCCTGCGCCTGAAGCTGAGCGATCTGAAGCCGAACGAAGTTGGCCTGCTGCTGGAAGAGCTGGGTAACCTCGGCAGCGTCAGCAACGTGATCAAAGGGGAAAACAGCCTCGAAGCGACGCTCGATTCCTCGGTGGGCAAAGACGATCTGGTCGCGGTGCTCTGCTTCGTGATTGAAGAATCGCAGATTAGCTTCCCGCAGGGCGCAGCCTCCGCACCGGTTGCCGAACCTGCGCCGCCGACAACGATGGCCGAGGCGGAAATTGCCGCCACGCCTGCTGCATCCGTGAGCGAATTAGCGCCTGCGGCGAAGCGTGAACCGAAGAAAGTGGCTCCGGCGAAAACCAGCGAGTCCAGCAGTATTCGCGTGGCGGTAGAGAAGGTCGATCAGCTGATCAACCTGGTTGGCGAACTGGTGATAACCCAGTCGATGCTGGCACAGCGTTCCGGTGCGCTCGATCCGGTGGCCCACGGCGATCTGCTGAACAGCATGGGCCAGCTGGAGCGCAACGCCCGCGATTTGCAGGAATCGGTGATGTCGATTCGTATGATGCCAATGGAGTATGTTTTCAGCCGATTCCCGCGCCTGGTGCGCGATCTGGCCAGCAAGCTGGGCAAAGAGGTAGAGCTGACGCTGCTTGGTAGCTCTACCGAGCTGGATAAAAGCCTGATTGAACGCATCATCGATCCCTTAACTCATCTGGTGCGCAACAGCCTCGATCACGGTATTGAATCGCCGGAAAAACGTGTCGCCGCCGGGAAAAGCGCGGTAGGCAACCTGACGCTCTCCGCTGAGCATCAGGGCGGCAATATCTGTATCGAAGTGATTGATGACGGCGCGGGACTGAACCGCGAACGCATTCTGGCGAAGGCGCTCTCCTCCGGCCTGCCGGTCAGCGATGCGATGAGCGATGAAGAGGTGGGAATGCTGATTTTCGCCCCCGGCTTCTCCACTGCCGAACAGGTCACTGATGTTTCCGGGCGCGGCGTCGGCATGGACGTAGTGAAACGTAATATCCAGGAGATGGGCGGCCACGTTGAAATCGCGTCGAAGCAGGGTAAAGGCACCACCATTCGTATCCTGTTGCCGCTGACGCTGGCGATCCTTGACGGCATGTCGGTGCGGGTGGCCGATGAGGTATTTATCCTGCCGCTGAATGCGGTGATGGAATCGTTGCAGCCGCGCGCGGAAGACCTGAAGCCGCTGGCAGGCGGCGAGTGCGTGCTTGAGGTACGCGGCGAATATCTGCCGCTGGTCGAGCTGTGGAACGTCTTTGACGTACAGGACGCGAAAACCGAAGCGACGCAGGGCATTGTGGTGATCTTACAAAGCGCCGGGAAACGCTATGCGTTACTGGTCGATCAGCTGATTGGTCAGCATCAGGTGGTGGTAAAGAATCTGGAAAGCAACTACCGCAAGGTGCCGGGCATCTCCGCCGCCACCATCCTCGGCGATGGCAGCGTGGCGTTGATTGTCGATGTTTCGGCGCTGCAATCATTGAACCGTGAGAAGCGCGTGGCCAGCGCTGCGTGA
- the motB gene encoding flagellar motor protein MotB, whose amino-acid sequence MKHDNHPIVLVKRRKHKKHEGGHGSWKIAYADFMTAMMAFFLVMWLISIANPQQLVKIAEYFQTPLKVAITGGQRNSDSSSPIPGGGDDPTQKIGEVQKHIDMDAEKRKLDEIRLNRLRERLDQLIESDPRLKTLRPHLIINLVEEGLRIQIIDSQNRPMFKTGSAQVEPYMRDILRAIAPILNDLPNKISLAGHTDDFQYAMGDRGYSNWELSADRANASRRELVAGGLDGSKMLRVVGMSDTMRLKNRGGDEAVNRRISLLVLNHDTQAQIEKENAESDVTTLSDPQSIKQITAPAQPTDAAINPDHQPSQAASARQEPPSSAAPVNPSQPDRDSQQR is encoded by the coding sequence ATGAAACACGACAATCACCCGATTGTGCTGGTGAAACGGCGCAAGCATAAAAAACATGAGGGTGGTCACGGCTCGTGGAAAATCGCCTACGCCGATTTTATGACCGCGATGATGGCGTTTTTTCTGGTGATGTGGCTGATCTCGATCGCTAATCCGCAGCAGCTGGTCAAAATTGCGGAATATTTTCAGACACCGCTAAAGGTGGCTATCACCGGCGGTCAGCGCAACAGCGACAGCAGCAGCCCGATTCCCGGCGGCGGCGACGATCCGACGCAGAAAATTGGCGAGGTGCAAAAGCATATCGATATGGATGCGGAAAAGCGCAAGCTGGATGAAATTCGCCTCAATCGCCTGCGTGAACGGCTCGATCAGCTGATCGAGTCAGATCCGCGCCTGAAAACGCTGCGGCCTCACCTGATTATTAACCTGGTGGAAGAAGGGCTGCGCATTCAGATTATCGACAGCCAGAACCGCCCAATGTTTAAAACTGGCAGCGCGCAGGTGGAGCCGTATATGCGCGATATTCTGCGCGCCATTGCGCCGATCCTGAACGATCTGCCCAATAAAATCAGCCTGGCAGGGCACACCGACGATTTCCAGTACGCAATGGGCGATCGTGGCTACAGCAACTGGGAGCTGTCGGCGGATCGCGCTAATGCTTCACGCCGTGAGCTGGTGGCGGGCGGCCTTGACGGCAGCAAAATGCTGCGCGTGGTAGGCATGTCCGACACTATGCGGCTGAAAAACCGTGGTGGCGATGAGGCGGTTAACCGACGCATCAGCCTGCTGGTACTGAATCACGATACGCAGGCGCAAATCGAAAAAGAGAATGCCGAAAGCGACGTAACGACGCTCAGCGATCCGCAGAGCATCAAACAAATTACCGCACCGGCGCAGCCGACCGATGCGGCTATTAACCCAGATCATCAACCTTCACAGGCCGCGTCGGCCCGTCAGGAGCCGCCGTCATCAGCCGCTCCCGTTAACCCGTCGCAGCCTGATCGCGACTCACAGCAGAGGTGA
- a CDS encoding SOS response-associated peptidase family protein: MCGRFTQIQSREAWLTMLGDREESAIAWDDQPIGRYNVAPGSNVLLLNHRDDALHLDPVFWGYAPPWWHKAPLINARGETAAESKMFRSLWQHGRAVVMADGWFEWKREGDKKQPYYIFHRQRQPLFFAAIGHAPYGQPHEKEGFVIVTAASDRGMVDLHDRRPLVLEAEAVSAWLHPDTSARRASELAQQGAMDPQQFSWHPVSRAVGNPHHQQPELVEPVDDPLC, translated from the coding sequence ATGTGCGGACGCTTTACACAAATTCAGTCGCGTGAAGCCTGGCTAACGATGCTGGGCGATCGGGAAGAGAGCGCTATTGCCTGGGATGATCAGCCGATAGGGCGTTATAACGTCGCGCCCGGCAGCAACGTGCTGTTGCTCAACCACCGTGACGACGCGCTGCATCTCGATCCGGTGTTCTGGGGCTATGCGCCTCCGTGGTGGCATAAAGCACCGCTGATTAACGCACGTGGCGAAACTGCGGCGGAGAGCAAAATGTTTCGTTCTCTCTGGCAGCACGGGCGGGCGGTTGTAATGGCCGATGGCTGGTTTGAATGGAAGCGTGAGGGCGATAAAAAGCAGCCTTATTATATTTTTCATCGCCAACGGCAGCCGCTGTTTTTTGCTGCCATCGGTCATGCGCCTTATGGACAGCCGCATGAGAAAGAGGGCTTCGTGATTGTTACCGCCGCCAGCGATCGCGGTATGGTCGATCTGCACGATCGGCGTCCGCTGGTGCTGGAGGCCGAAGCGGTCAGCGCCTGGCTCCATCCTGACACCTCGGCCCGTCGCGCCAGCGAACTGGCGCAGCAGGGAGCAATGGATCCGCAGCAGTTTAGCTGGCACCCGGTCAGCCGGGCGGTAGGCAATCCGCATCATCAGCAGCCGGAGCTGGTGGAACCTGTCGACGATCCGCTCTGCTGA
- the otsA gene encoding alpha,alpha-trehalose-phosphate synthase, producing the protein MSRLVVVSNRIAVPDGSKASAGGLAVGILDALKTTGGLWFGWNGDISAIGEEDNDDLDIVKHEGITYASFPLNQNDYDLYYCQFSNTVIWPAFHYRLDLVEFQREAWDGYCSVNEQLAQRLLPLIEPDDILWIHDYHLLPFAAALRKRGVKNRIGFFLHIPFPTPEIFNALPPHNELLEMLCDYDLLGFQTENDRLAFLESMAQLTTLQEKGEKLHCAFGHTFATEVYPIGIEPDSIKEMAEGPLPPKMAAMKRELGDAKNIIACERLDYSKGLPERFLAYEALLENYPQHRGKIRYSQIAPTSRGDVQAYQDIRHQLETEAGRINGKYGTLGWTPLYYLNQHFDRRLLMKIFRLTDVALVTPLRDGMNLVAKEYVAAQNPEDPGVLVLSRFAGAANELTSALIVNPYDRDEVAAALDKAITMPLEERVSRYNDMMAVLRKNDISHWRESFLKDLRAITPRSESDRADNNVATLSRRA; encoded by the coding sequence ATGAGTCGCTTAGTGGTCGTATCTAACCGTATCGCTGTACCAGATGGTTCAAAAGCCAGCGCTGGCGGATTGGCGGTTGGCATCCTCGATGCGTTAAAGACGACAGGGGGTTTATGGTTTGGCTGGAATGGCGATATCAGCGCCATTGGTGAAGAAGATAATGACGATCTTGATATCGTCAAACATGAAGGTATTACCTACGCCTCTTTTCCGCTGAATCAGAACGACTACGATCTTTACTACTGCCAGTTCTCCAACACGGTTATCTGGCCCGCCTTCCATTACCGCCTCGATTTAGTTGAGTTCCAGCGTGAAGCCTGGGACGGCTACTGTAGCGTTAACGAACAGCTGGCTCAGCGTCTGCTGCCGCTGATTGAGCCTGACGATATTCTGTGGATCCACGATTATCATCTGCTGCCGTTTGCCGCCGCGCTGCGTAAGCGTGGAGTGAAAAACCGTATCGGTTTCTTCCTGCACATTCCTTTCCCGACGCCGGAAATCTTTAACGCGCTGCCGCCGCATAACGAGCTGCTGGAGATGTTGTGCGATTACGATCTGCTTGGCTTCCAGACTGAAAACGATCGCCTGGCGTTCCTGGAAAGCATGGCGCAGCTGACCACCCTGCAGGAGAAAGGTGAGAAACTGCATTGCGCCTTCGGTCATACCTTCGCCACCGAGGTTTACCCTATCGGCATTGAGCCGGACAGCATTAAAGAGATGGCGGAAGGCCCGCTGCCGCCGAAGATGGCCGCGATGAAGCGCGAGCTGGGCGATGCGAAAAATATTATTGCCTGTGAACGTCTCGATTACTCCAAGGGGCTGCCGGAGCGTTTTCTGGCCTATGAAGCGCTGCTGGAAAACTACCCGCAGCATCGTGGCAAAATCCGCTACTCGCAGATTGCGCCGACATCACGCGGTGATGTACAGGCTTACCAGGATATTCGTCATCAGCTGGAAACCGAAGCGGGGCGCATCAACGGCAAATATGGCACTCTCGGCTGGACGCCGCTCTATTACCTTAACCAGCATTTCGATCGCCGCCTGCTGATGAAAATTTTCCGTCTGACCGATGTGGCGCTGGTTACACCGCTGCGCGATGGGATGAACCTGGTGGCGAAAGAGTACGTAGCGGCGCAAAACCCTGAGGATCCGGGCGTGCTGGTGCTGTCGCGCTTTGCCGGGGCGGCAAATGAACTCACCTCCGCGCTGATCGTTAACCCTTACGATCGTGACGAAGTTGCGGCGGCGCTGGATAAGGCGATCACTATGCCGCTGGAAGAGCGTGTTTCCCGCTATAACGATATGATGGCGGTACTGCGTAAAAATGATATTTCCCACTGGCGTGAAAGCTTCCTGAAAGATCTGCGGGCGATTACGCCGCGCAGTGAAAGCGATCGCGCTGACAACAACGTGGCGACACTATCGCGCCGCGCCTGA
- the flhC gene encoding flagellar transcriptional regulator FlhC, which translates to MSEKSIVQEARDIQLAMELITLGARLQMLESETQLSRGRLIKLYKELRGSPPPKGMLPFSTDWFMTWEQNIHASMFCNAWQFLLKSKLTSGVDAVIKAYRLYLEQCPQSDDGPLLGLTRAWTLVRFVESGMLELADCKCCGGSFINHAHQPRGSFACSLCQPPSRAVKRRKLSTETADNISQLLDEQVKRAV; encoded by the coding sequence ATGAGTGAAAAAAGTATTGTTCAGGAGGCGCGTGATATTCAGCTGGCGATGGAGCTGATTACGCTTGGCGCGCGCTTACAGATGCTGGAAAGCGAAACCCAGCTTAGCCGTGGGCGCTTAATTAAATTATATAAAGAGCTGCGCGGCAGTCCGCCGCCGAAAGGCATGCTGCCGTTTTCTACCGACTGGTTTATGACCTGGGAACAGAATATTCACGCCTCGATGTTCTGTAACGCCTGGCAGTTTCTGCTGAAAAGCAAGCTGACCAGCGGCGTGGATGCGGTCATTAAGGCGTATCGCCTCTATCTGGAACAGTGCCCGCAGTCAGATGACGGCCCGCTGCTGGGGCTGACCCGCGCCTGGACACTGGTACGTTTTGTGGAAAGCGGCATGCTTGAACTGGCCGACTGCAAATGCTGCGGCGGCAGCTTTATTAACCATGCGCATCAGCCGCGGGGTAGCTTTGCCTGTAGCCTGTGCCAGCCGCCATCAAGAGCGGTAAAAAGACGTAAACTTTCAACAGAGACTGCCGATAACATTTCACAACTGCTGGATGAACAGGTTAAACGCGCCGTTTAA
- a CDS encoding LysR family transcriptional regulator, producing the protein MKDSNAIGTDRITLLHTFVRIVESGSLSAAAQQMQTSQPTVSRRLQTLEQLLGARLIQRTTHHMKLTDDGERCYQHARRLTEQWLLLEDDLHAVSDEPVGVLRVRAPHAFGQDQLIAPLGDYLRRYPLTRIEWSLNDPTPDFIADGIDCAIHVGDVTDPSVVAILLAEVPRIVVAAPDLLAQFPPVCQVEDLTRLPWLALSIFYSNEVILHAAHSGEHFQFPIVPRLSSDSLYAVRRAALDGLGVAMVSAWVVKEDLQAGRLQQLTPGWQAPPLPVYLLYPYASYYPARLRQFIALMREVMPRITGTQPPSRQPRPAP; encoded by the coding sequence ATGAAAGACTCAAACGCTATCGGCACAGACCGTATAACGCTGTTGCATACTTTCGTGCGCATTGTCGAGAGCGGCAGCCTCTCCGCCGCCGCACAGCAGATGCAAACCAGCCAGCCCACCGTGAGCCGCCGTTTACAGACGCTGGAGCAGTTGCTTGGCGCACGTTTAATTCAGCGCACCACTCACCATATGAAACTGACCGATGATGGCGAGCGCTGTTATCAACATGCGCGCCGCCTGACGGAGCAGTGGCTGCTGTTGGAGGACGATCTGCATGCCGTCAGCGATGAGCCGGTCGGCGTATTGAGAGTACGTGCGCCACACGCCTTTGGTCAGGATCAGCTGATCGCACCGCTGGGCGATTATCTGCGCCGCTATCCCCTGACGCGTATTGAGTGGTCGCTTAACGATCCGACGCCCGACTTTATTGCCGACGGTATCGACTGCGCGATCCACGTTGGTGACGTTACCGATCCGTCAGTAGTGGCAATTTTGCTGGCGGAGGTACCACGTATCGTGGTGGCCGCGCCTGACTTGCTGGCGCAGTTTCCGCCGGTGTGTCAGGTTGAGGATCTTACCCGGCTGCCCTGGTTGGCGCTGAGCATTTTTTACAGCAATGAAGTGATACTGCACGCTGCGCACAGCGGCGAACACTTTCAGTTCCCCATCGTGCCGCGCCTGAGCAGCGACAGCCTCTACGCGGTACGGCGCGCCGCGCTGGATGGTCTTGGCGTGGCGATGGTTTCTGCCTGGGTAGTAAAAGAAGATTTGCAGGCGGGGCGTTTGCAGCAGTTAACGCCCGGCTGGCAGGCACCACCGCTGCCGGTTTATCTGCTCTATCCCTATGCCAGCTACTATCCGGCACGCCTGCGCCAGTTTATTGCGCTGATGCGCGAGGTGATGCCGCGCATTACCGGCACGCAGCCGCCCAGCCGTCAGCCGCGTCCGGCACCTTAA
- the cheW gene encoding chemotaxis protein CheW has product MTGMANVTKLAGETVGQEFLVFTLGDEEYGIDILKVQEIRGYDQVTRIANTPAFIKGVTNLRGVIVPIIDLRIKFAQPGVEYNDNTVVIVLNLVQRVVGIVVDGVSDVLSLTAEQIRPSPEFAVTMSTEYLTGLGALGDRMLILVDIEKLLSSEEMALMDTLRSA; this is encoded by the coding sequence ATGACTGGAATGGCAAATGTAACGAAGCTGGCCGGGGAGACCGTTGGCCAGGAATTTCTGGTATTCACGCTCGGCGATGAAGAGTATGGCATCGACATTCTAAAAGTGCAGGAGATCCGTGGCTATGACCAGGTTACCCGCATTGCCAATACGCCTGCCTTTATCAAAGGGGTAACTAACCTGCGCGGTGTGATCGTACCGATTATCGATCTGCGCATTAAGTTCGCGCAGCCTGGCGTCGAGTACAACGATAACACGGTTGTGATTGTGCTGAATCTGGTACAGCGCGTGGTGGGCATCGTGGTCGATGGCGTTTCTGACGTGCTGTCGCTAACTGCCGAGCAGATTCGTCCTTCGCCGGAGTTCGCCGTCACCATGTCCACTGAGTATCTGACCGGGCTGGGCGCGCTGGGCGATCGCATGCTGATTCTGGTCGATATTGAGAAGCTGCTGAGTAGCGAAGAGATGGCGCTGATGGACACGTTACGCAGCGCCTGA
- the motA gene encoding flagellar motor stator protein MotA: MLVILGYILVVASVLGGYMMVGGHLGALYQPSELLIIGGAGIGAFVVGNNGKSIKATIKAFPLLLRGSKYNKAVYMDLMALLYRLMAKSRQQGMMSLERDIENPKESEIFANYPRILADNKLVDFITDYMRLMISGNMNAFEIEALMDEEIETYEHECDVPAQSLAAVGDSLPAFGIVAAVMGVVHALASADRPAAELGALIAHAMVGTFLGILLAYGFVSPLASVLRQKCAETTKMMQCIKVTLLSSLNGYAPQIAVEFGRKTLYSTERPSFTELEEHVRNAKSPAKQTSGQDA; encoded by the coding sequence GTGCTGGTAATTCTGGGTTATATCCTCGTTGTCGCTTCGGTGTTGGGCGGCTATATGATGGTCGGCGGGCACCTTGGGGCGCTTTATCAACCTTCTGAACTGTTGATTATCGGCGGTGCAGGTATTGGCGCTTTTGTTGTGGGTAATAACGGCAAATCTATCAAGGCAACAATAAAAGCCTTTCCCTTACTGCTGCGCGGCTCAAAATATAATAAAGCCGTTTATATGGATTTGATGGCGCTGCTTTATCGTTTAATGGCGAAATCACGCCAGCAGGGGATGATGTCGCTGGAACGCGATATTGAAAATCCAAAAGAGAGTGAAATATTCGCCAATTATCCACGTATTCTTGCTGACAATAAATTAGTCGATTTTATTACCGACTATATGCGCCTGATGATCAGCGGCAATATGAACGCCTTTGAAATTGAGGCGCTGATGGATGAGGAAATTGAGACCTATGAGCACGAATGTGACGTACCGGCGCAAAGTTTAGCGGCGGTAGGTGATTCGCTCCCGGCGTTCGGTATTGTGGCGGCGGTAATGGGGGTGGTGCATGCGCTGGCCTCGGCGGATCGTCCGGCGGCAGAGCTGGGCGCGCTGATTGCGCATGCGATGGTGGGAACCTTCCTCGGTATCCTGCTGGCCTACGGCTTCGTCTCGCCGCTGGCGTCGGTGCTGCGCCAGAAGTGTGCGGAAACTACCAAGATGATGCAGTGCATTAAGGTTACGCTGCTCTCCAGCCTTAATGGTTATGCGCCGCAGATCGCCGTTGAATTTGGGCGCAAAACGCTCTATTCCACCGAACGCCCGTCGTTTACCGAACTGGAAGAGCATGTGCGTAACGCGAAATCGCCCGCTAAGCAGACATCGGGCCAGGACGCATGA
- the flhD gene encoding flagellar transcriptional regulator FlhD, translating to MGTSELLKHIYDINLSYLLLAQRLINQEKASAMFRLGIDEAMADALSQLTLPEMVKLAETNQLVCQFRFNDHNIINRLTQESRVDDLQQIHTGILLSSRLLRDAAKDEAPKKRAV from the coding sequence ATGGGCACATCCGAATTATTAAAACATATTTACGATATTAATTTGTCATACTTGCTGCTTGCACAACGTTTAATTAACCAGGAAAAAGCTTCTGCAATGTTTCGCCTTGGTATTGATGAAGCCATGGCGGATGCACTCTCCCAGTTGACGCTGCCGGAGATGGTTAAGCTGGCAGAAACTAACCAGCTGGTATGCCAGTTTCGTTTTAACGATCACAATATTATTAACCGCCTAACGCAGGAATCTCGTGTGGATGATTTACAGCAGATCCACACCGGCATTTTATTATCCAGCCGTTTATTACGCGACGCCGCCAAAGACGAAGCGCCGAAAAAGAGGGCGGTATAA
- the msrA gene encoding peptide-methionine (S)-S-oxide reductase MsrA, protein MAIEYAVIAGGCFWCTEAVFKDLIGVESVESGYTGGTRPNPSYEQVCSGATGHAEAIRIGFNPQQIGYGDLLDISFATHDPTQLNRQGNDIGTQYRSAIFPANAEQEAEAKAAIARAQQDHSDPIVTTIEPLKEFYPAEDYHQDYWEGAGQRNGYCLAVIPPKLQKLRKSFANRVKSSS, encoded by the coding sequence ATGGCAATCGAATATGCGGTAATTGCGGGCGGCTGCTTCTGGTGTACCGAAGCGGTATTCAAAGATCTTATTGGCGTAGAATCGGTTGAAAGCGGCTATACCGGCGGCACGCGCCCTAACCCCAGCTATGAGCAGGTATGCAGCGGCGCTACCGGGCACGCTGAAGCGATCCGCATCGGTTTCAATCCGCAGCAGATCGGCTATGGCGATCTGCTGGATATCAGCTTTGCCACACACGATCCGACCCAGCTTAACCGTCAGGGCAACGATATCGGCACCCAGTACCGCTCGGCAATTTTTCCCGCCAACGCGGAACAGGAAGCTGAAGCGAAAGCGGCTATCGCCCGCGCGCAGCAGGATCACAGCGATCCCATCGTGACCACTATCGAGCCGCTGAAAGAATTTTATCCGGCAGAAGATTATCATCAGGATTACTGGGAAGGCGCGGGCCAGCGTAACGGCTACTGCCTGGCGGTCATTCCGCCCAAGCTGCAAAAACTGCGTAAAAGTTTCGCTAATCGCGTGAAGTCATCTTCCTGA
- a CDS encoding MFS transporter, whose translation MSLSLSSSTANASGLSRSTQFLLASGAGLSVASIYYSQPMLGAVGGSFNASIADTGLVPTLTQLGYALGILFLTPLGDRYDRRHIILLKGLLLALTLLFCSLSGSFSMLLLTSLAMGLAATVAQDIIPAAATLASEQQRGKTVGTVMTGLLAGILLSRVISGAVADWFGWRSVYAAAALGVLLITLAIWQALPRFTPGSRLSYLALLRSLGQLWLRHAPLRRAALAQGLLSVAFSAFWSTLALMLAERYHLGSASAGAFGLAGAAGALAAPIAGAIADRRGPNQVTRIGAALVTLSFALMFVMPLLSPPAQLTVIVISAIGFDLGLQATLIAHQTLIYSLDPAARSRLNAVMFTVVFIGMASGAALGSHALALAGWNGVVALATLAAAGGLAIRLTSR comes from the coding sequence ATGTCGCTTTCACTGTCCTCTTCCACCGCTAACGCCAGCGGCCTGTCACGCAGCACGCAGTTCCTGCTGGCGAGCGGTGCCGGGCTGAGCGTGGCCTCTATCTATTACAGTCAGCCGATGCTCGGCGCGGTGGGCGGCAGCTTTAACGCCAGCATCGCTGATACCGGCCTGGTGCCGACGCTGACCCAGCTCGGCTATGCGCTCGGCATTCTGTTTCTGACACCGCTTGGCGACCGCTACGATCGTCGCCATATCATTCTGCTGAAGGGGCTGCTGCTGGCGCTGACGCTACTGTTTTGCAGCCTGAGCGGTTCCTTTAGCATGCTGTTGTTAACCAGCCTGGCGATGGGGCTGGCGGCTACCGTAGCGCAGGATATTATTCCGGCGGCGGCAACGCTTGCCAGCGAGCAGCAGCGCGGTAAGACCGTCGGTACGGTGATGACTGGCCTGCTGGCGGGGATTCTGCTGTCACGGGTCATCAGCGGTGCGGTTGCCGACTGGTTTGGCTGGCGCAGCGTCTATGCCGCCGCCGCGCTCGGCGTACTGTTAATTACCCTGGCGATCTGGCAGGCGCTGCCGCGCTTTACGCCTGGTTCGCGCCTCTCTTACCTGGCGCTGCTGCGTTCGCTGGGACAGCTCTGGCTGCGTCACGCTCCGCTGCGCCGTGCGGCGCTGGCACAGGGCCTGCTGTCGGTTGCCTTTAGCGCCTTTTGGTCAACGCTGGCGCTGATGCTGGCGGAGCGTTATCACCTCGGCAGTGCCAGTGCGGGTGCCTTCGGCCTGGCGGGGGCGGCGGGTGCGCTGGCTGCACCCATTGCCGGAGCGATTGCCGATCGCCGTGGCCCGAACCAGGTAACGCGCATCGGCGCGGCGCTGGTCACGCTCTCCTTTGCCCTGATGTTTGTTATGCCGCTGCTGTCACCACCGGCACAGCTGACGGTGATCGTTATCTCCGCCATCGGTTTTGATCTGGGGCTACAGGCCACGCTAATTGCTCACCAGACGCTAATCTACAGCCTCGATCCGGCAGCACGTAGCCGCCTGAACGCGGTGATGTTTACCGTAGTGTTTATCGGCATGGCGAGCGGCGCAGCGCTGGGCAGTCACGCGCTGGCGCTGGCGGGCTGGAACGGTGTCGTCGCGCTGGCAACCCTGGCGGCGGCGGGCGGCCTCGCAATCCGCCTCACCAGCCGTTAA